In Ipomoea triloba cultivar NCNSP0323 chromosome 7, ASM357664v1, a single genomic region encodes these proteins:
- the LOC116024673 gene encoding probable LRR receptor-like serine/threonine-protein kinase At3g47570 gives MVSMERCLVLVVVLVSLCMTKSNSSADDDEAALLAFKTAIISDPFGILANNWSHHTPYCDWIGVTCSGLHQRVTQLNLFNMGLNGTIPEEIGGLSFLATFNISANSFHGHIPESIGFLTKLNSLDFSSNNLTGNIPATMYNVSSLQVVDLRKNLLSGTLPEGICDNFRQLQGLYLSANRLSGENPSSLPKCMDLRALDLGYNEFHGSIPPEIGNFFKLEWLKLYGNNLTGDLPWTIFNISSLVVLDISMNEISGILPNDLCYQFPELEYLDISKNQIHGEIPQALSSCWRLQVLSMSKNQLSGRFPTQICNISSLQELYLSRMNLSGNLPKEIGKLSILREFTVSVNHLTGTIPPSIGNISTLEDFIVSENNLGGNIPLELGKLSSLKGLVLSSNNFSGEVPSSIFNISGLESIEMSLNKLSGNLQPGLRHWISPSLEALLLHGNQFSGTIPSTISNASQLIILDIGHNMFSGHVPLGVENLHQLQVFAIEHNHITNDPSANELSLLTSLSKCKNLTMVIMGGNPFNTVLPNSLDVGNMSSSLKILSVSNSHLKGSIPSRFSNFSNLIYFELAENNLSGSLPGTLGNLLRLQGLHLQNNKIEGSIPNTLCYLKDLSQLYLRDNKLSGSIPSCFGNISSLRKIYLGYNLLTSTVPIGFWNNKDVLVLELSSNFLGGSLSPEIGSMHNMIKLYLSCNQFSGEIPNTIGKLQNLLILTLSSNRLHGPIPQSFGSLISLQALYLYNNSLSGGIPKSMEKLKDLVHLNLSFNDLSGEIPNGGPFENFSMESFMGNMELCGASRFHVMECKEGKGKPRSIAIFLKYVLPSFVSVVVVAVLLVWLLTFWKRNKQRDPRAEDSHDVALKRISCYEILRATEDFDESNLIGKGSFSSVFKGTFAAGLVAAIKVFNLDVQDSIRSFEVECEVLRNIRHRNLVKVITSCSNLDFKALVLEYMPNGSLDKWLYSHNYFLDIYQRLGIMMDVANALGYLHHGHSFLVVHCDLKPGNILLDQNMVAHVGDFGIAKLLDKDMATKQTKTMGTVGYMAPEYGSAGIISTMGDVYSFGILLMEVFTRKKPTDDMFQGDFSMRRWVSDSLPDAIMQIVDSNLLTAEQSDQEIEECFLQIMGLAVECTADFAEERITMKDVIVRLKHTQQKLNQNVSVSLVIN, from the exons ATGGTATCAATGGAAAGGTGTTTGGTTTTGGTTGTTGTATTGGTATCCCTTTGCATGACAAAATCAAATAGCTCAGCTGATGATGATGAGGCTGCTTTATTGGCCTTCAAAACAGCAATTATATCCGATCCCTTTGGCATCTTGGCCAATAACTGGTCTCATCACACTCCATATTGTGATTGGATTGGTGTTACTTGTAGCGGTTTGCACCAAAGAGTGACTCAATTGAATCTCTTCAATATGGGTCTCAACGGCACCATTCCTGAGGAGATTGGTGGCCTCTCATTCCTTGCAACTTTCAACATCAGCGCTAATAGTTTCCATGGCCATATCCCAGAAAGCATTGGATTCTTGACCAAACTCAATAGTTTGGATTTTTCCAGCAACAATCTCACTGGAAATATTCCTGCAACTATGTACAATGTTTCTTCCTTGCAAGTTGTAGACTTGAGAAAAAATCTTCTTTCAGGGACGCTCCCAGAGGGAATTTGTGATAACTTCAGGCAACTACAAGGCCTGTATCTTTCAGCAAATCGATTGAGTGGTGAGAATCCATCAAGTCTACCCAAATGTATGGACCTTAGAGCTTTGGATTTAGGATACAATGAATTTCATGGAAGCATACCACCTGAAATTGGCAACTTTTTCAAGCTCGAGTGGTTAAAGCTATATGGCAACAACTTGACAG GAGATTTGCCTTGGAcaattttcaatatttcatcTTTAGTAGTACTCGACATTTCGATGAATGAAATCTCTGGAATCCTTCCAAACGACCTCTGTTATCAATTTCCGGAATTGGAGTATCTGGATATTTCCAAAAACCAAATTCATGGAGAAATCCCTCAAGCTCTATCGAGTTGCTGGAGACTTCAAGTGCTTTCCATGTCTAAGAATCAACTCTCCGGAAGATTTCCTACTCAAATCTGCAACATATCATCTCTTCAGGAGCTTTATCTTTCGAGAATGAACTTGTCAG GGAACTTGCCAAAGGAGATTGGGAAATTGTCAATCCTTCGAGAGTTTACAGTTTCTGTAAACCACTTGACTGGTACAATACCCCCTTCTATTGGCAATATATCGACTTTGGAGGATTTTATTGTTTCTGAAAACAATTTGGGTGGTAATATTCCTCTGGAGCTAGGAAAGCTATCAAGTCTTAAAGGATTGGTACTTAGTTCAAATAATTTTAGTGGTGAAGTACCATCCTCCATTTTCAACATCTCTGGATTAGAATCGATTGAGATGTCATTAAATAAACTTTCTGGCAATCTTCAACCAGGCCTAAGACATTGGATTTCACCAAGTCTTGAAGCACTCCTTCTCCACGGCAACCAATTCAGTGGAACCATTCCTAGCACTATATCAAATGCTTCACAACTCATAATTCTTGATATTGGGCATAACATGTTCAGTGGCCATGTACCTCTGGGGGTTGAAAATTTACACCAACTTCAAGTTTTTGCCATAGAGCACAACCATATCACAAATGATCCATCGGCCAATGAACTGAGCCTACTCACTTCATTGTCGAAATGCAAGAATTTGACAATGGTtattatgggaggcaacccattCAACACAGTTCTTCCCAACTCATTAGATGTTGGGAATATGTCTTCGTCGTTGAAAATCTTGTCTGTGTCTAATAGTCACTTAAAAGGCAGCATTCCTAGTCGATTCAGCAACTTTAGCAACTTGATTTATTTTGAGTTGGCCGAAAACAACCTCTCAGGTTCGCTTCCTGGAACATTGGGAAATTTGCTGAGGTTACAGGGTTTACacctacaaaataataaaattgaggGATCAATACCAAACACCTTATGTTATCTGAAGGATTTATCTCAATTGTATCTCAGAGACAATAAGCTTTCAGGGAGCATACCAAGTTGTTTTGGGAATATATCTTctttgagaaaaatatatttaggTTACAATTTATTGACATCTACTGTACCGATTGGCTTTTGGAATAACAAGGATGTCTTGGTGCTGGAACTGTCATCCAATTTTCTTGGTGGTTCCTTGTCTCCTGAAATTGGAAGTATGCACAACATGATAAAGTTATATCTGTCATGTAACCAATTTTCTGGAGAAATTCCTAACACCATTGGGAAACTTCAGAATTTGCTTATTCTTACTCTATCATCAAATAGGCTTCATGGTCCTATCCCTCAGTCATTTGGTAGTTTGATAAGCTTGCaagcattatatttatataataacagCCTCTCAGGTGGAATTCCAAAGTCGATGGAGAAGCTCAAAGATTTAGTGCATCTGAACCTGTCTTTCAATGATCTGAGTGGTGAAATTCCAAATGGTGGaccttttgaaaattttagcaTGGAATCATTCATGGGTAACATGGAACTATGTGGAGCTTCTCGATTCCATGTCATGGAATGCAAAGAAGGAAAAGGAAAGCCGAGAAGCATTGCAATATTTCTCAAGTATGTTTTGCCATCTTTTGTGTCTGTGGTTGTTGTTGCTGTTCTATTGGTTTGGTTGCTTACGTTCTGGAAGAGAAACAAACAAAGGGATCCTCGGGCTGAAGATTCACATGATGTTGCACTCAAGAGGATTTCATGCTATGAAATTCTTCGTGCTACAGAAGACTTTGATGAGAGCAACTTGATAGGCAAGGGGAGTTTTAGCTCAGTGTTCAAGGGGACTTTTGCTGCTGGGCTGGTTGCTGCTATAAAGGTCTTCAATTTGGATGTGCAAGATTCAATCAGAAGCTTTGAAGTAGAGTGCGAAGTGCTAAGGAATATTCGACATAGAAATCTTGTCAAAGTAATAACCAGTTGTTCCAACCTTGACTTCAAAGCTCTGGTTTTAGAGTATATGCCCAATGGGAGCCTAGACAAATGGCTTTATTCACATAATTATTTCCTAGATATCTATCAGAGGCTAGGAATAATGATGGATGTTGCGAATGCCCTCGGGTACTTGCATCATGGTCATTCTTTTCTAGTGGTTCATTGTGATTTGAAGCCTGGCAACATTCTTTTAGACCAAAACATGGTTGCACATGTTGGTGACTTTGGTATAGCTAAGCTACTAGACAAAGATATGGCCACTAAACAGACAAAAACCATGGGCACAGTTGGATACATGGCTCCAG AGTATGGTTCTGCAGGAATTATATCCACCATGGGAGATGTATACAGTTTTGGGATTCTACTAATGGAAGTATTCACAAGAAAGAAGCCCACAGATGATATGTTCCAAGGAGATTTCAGCATGAGGAGATGGGTGTCTGATTCATTACCTGATGCAATAATGcagattgttgattccaatttaCTTACAGCAGAACAAAGCGACCAAGAAATAGAAGAGTGCTTCCTACAGATCATGGGATTAGCTGTAGAATGCACAGCTGATTTTGCAGAGGAGAGGATCACCATGAAAGATGTCATAGTAAGACTCAAGCATACACAACAAAAGTTGAACCAAAATGTCTCTGTAAGTTTAGTAATAAACTAG
- the LOC116023988 gene encoding receptor protein kinase-like protein ZAR1 — protein sequence MLALALFILIFCNSQALVSSLNDEAKALLSFKQSVLEDPEGSLNNWNYSDETPCSWNGITCKDQRVVSVTIPKKNLSGVLSSSLGSLSELRHLNLRNNRLNGSIPPGLFRALGLQSLVLNGNSLSGPLPSEVGGLNYLQTFFISQNFLNGPLPATLIQCKRLKKLDLSVNNFSGSLPNGFGASLASLVNLDLSHNEFSGGIPSDLGNLSNLEGTIDLSHNIFSGLIPPSLGNLPEKVYIDLTYNNLSGPIPQNGALMNRGPTAFLGNSGLCGPPLKNLCSSGGDANSPSLYPPLPNNYPPEGTVDHGRRLSKGAISAVIVSDVIGICLIGLLFSYCYARICPWGTRHDESGNGFGKGGKGRNECLCFGKDVSETLSEHVEQCDLVALDNQVVFDLDQLLKASAFVLGKSGIGIVYKVVLEDGLNLAVRRLGEGGSQRLKEFQTEVEAIGKLRHPNVVTLRAYYWSVDEKLLIYDFVPNGNLSTAIHGKPGMVSFEPLSWSVRLSIMKGTAKGMVYLHEYSPKKYVHGDLKPSNILLGHDMEPKISDFGLGRLANIAGGSPTLLSTRMASEKQQQRQPGSGPSETSTIVSTGALGSPYQAPEAFKVMKPSQKWDVYSYGVILLEMLTGRSPVVQLGSSEMDLVNWIHLCIEEKKPLSDVLDPYLAEDADKEDEMIAVLKIAMACVHTNLEKRPSMRHVLEALERLPASSAL from the exons atgttAGCTTTGGCATTGTTCATATTGATTTTCTGCAATTCGCAAGCTCTGGTGAGTTCTTTGAATGACGAAGCAAAAGCCCTTTTGTCTTTCAAGCAATCTGTTTTAGAAGACCCAGAAGGGTCACTGAATAACTGGAATTACTCTGATGAAACCCCATGTTCATGGAATGGTATTACTTGCAAGGACCAGAGAGTTGTCTCTGTGACCATTCCCAAGAAGAACCTATCTGGGGTTCTTTCTTCTTCCCTTGGCTCACTCTCTGAGCTCAGACATTTGAATTTAAGGAATAATAGGCTTAATGGAAGCATACCTCCTGGTCTCTTTAGAGCTCTAGGTTTGCAAAGTTTGGTTCTTAATGGGAATTCTTTGTCTGGGCCTTTGCCTTCTGAGGTTGGGGGGCTTAATTACCTTCAAACATTCTTTATTTCTCAGAATTTCTTGAATGGGCCTTTGCCTGCAACACTGATTCAATGTAAAAGGTTGAAGAAACTTGATTTGAGTGTGAATAATTTTAGTGGTTCTTTGCCGAATGGTTTTGGGGCTAGCTTGGCTTCATTGGTAAACCTTGACCTTTCACACAATGAGTTTAGTGGGGGGATTCCTAGTGACTTGGGAAATTTGTCTAATTTGGAAGGAACCATTGATTTGTCTCATAATATATTTAGTGGTTTGATCCCACCAAGTCTTGGTAACCTTCCTGAGAAAGTTTATATTGATCTCACTTATAACAATTTGAGTGGTCCAATCCCGCAAAATGGTGCTCTAATGAATAGAGGACCAACTGCATTCCTTGGGAATTCAGGGCTATGCGGTCCTCCATTGAAGAATCTGTGTTCTTCGGGAGGTGATGCTAATTCACCTTCCTTGTATCCACCCTTGCCCAATAACTATCCTCCAGAAGGCACAGTGGATCACGGAAGGAGGCTGAGTAAAGGTGCCATATCTGCAGTAATTGTGAGTGATGTGATTGGAATTTGCCTTATTGGCTTGCTGTTCTCATATTGTTATGCAAGAATCTGTCCTTGGGGAACACGACATGATGAGAGCGGGAATGGCTTTGGAAAGGGAGGAAAGGGAAGAAATGAATGCTTATGCTTTGGGAAGGACGTATCAGAGACTTTATCAGAACATGTAGAACAATGCGACCTTGTCGCACTGGACAACCAAGTGGTGTTTGATTTAGATCAGCTTCTCAAAGCATCTGCTTTTGTGCTCGGTAAGAGTGGCATTGGAATTGTCTATAAAGTTGTGCTTGAAGATGGGCTTAACTTGGCTGTGAGAAGACTCGGGGAAGGTGGATCACAAAGATTGAAAGAGTTTCAAACAGAAGTGGAAGCAATCGGGAAGTTAAGGCATCCTAATGTTGTAACTCTTAGAGCCTATTATTGGTCAGTGGATGAGAAGCTACTGATATATGACTTTGTTCCAAACGGAAACCTTTCCACCGCAATTCATG GAAAACCCGGAATGGTGTCCTTTGAGCCTCTTTCATGGTCTGTGCGATTGAGCATTATGAAGGGAACTGCTAAAGGAATGGTTTATTTGCACGAGTATAGCCCTAAAAAGTATGTCCATGGTGATTTGAAACCATCAAATATATTGCTTGGACATGATATGGAACCTAAAATCTCTGATTTTGGACTTGGGCGCCTTGCTAACATCGCTGGAGGCTCCCCAACTCTGCTGTCCACTCGAATGGCCTCCGAGAAACAGCAGCAACGACAACCAGGTAGCGGGCCCTCAGAAACGTCAACGATTGTTTCAACGGGAGCTTTAGGATCCCCTTACCAAGCTCCAGAGGCATTTAAGGTAATGAAGCCATCACAGAAGTGGGATGTGTACTCCTATGGAGTAATCTTATTGGAAATGCTTACCGGAAGATCACCAGTAGTACAGTTGGGATCCTCGGAAATGGACCTCGTTAACTGGATTCACCTGTGCATTGAAGAAAAGAAGCCACTTTCAGATGTTTTGGACCCGTATCTAGCCGAAGATGCTGATAAAGAGGATGAAATGATTGCGGTTCTGAAGATTGCGATGGCGTGTGTGCACACCAACCTTGAAAAGAGACCTTCGATGAGGCACGTCCTGGAAGCACTTGAAAGACTGCCCGCCAGCAGTGCCCTTTAA
- the LOC116026294 gene encoding putative glutamine amidotransferase GAT1_2.1, which produces MAPADLSTILPRVLIVSRRTVRKNKFVDFVGEYHLDLIVSYGAVPVIVPRVSGVHTLLESFEPIHGVLLCEGEDIDPSLYDAELSNFTPEELQEIKNLHASDTAIDREKDSIELSLAKLCLERNIPYLGICRGSQILNVACGGTLYQDIGKELSKNCPEKQKVVHMNYEDYDGHRHVVKVVEKTPLHEWFRETLGDDDDEKMEIMVNSYHHQGVKRLAQRFVPMAFAPDGLIEGFYDPDAYNPEEGKFIMGLQFHPERMRAHDLGSFDYPGCSMAYQEFVKAVRAYEKKLSGSRRMEKDIKLNNELESKRKSIVRSFSIAKDMYSTGRGNNNVSIQESELKAGAEFLEENTALSLQQEKRLKQMGATVRNGSVYIERLKMTEEREKMAKAVIGKMTIEQLSEMVGFYRKMGQMCSEAMERKLRAHHES; this is translated from the exons ATGGCGCCTGCAGATCTCTCCACCATTCTCCCTAGGGTTCTCATCGTCTCTCGTCGTACCGTTCGCAAGAACAAGTTCGTTGATTTCGTAG GAGAGTACCATCTAGACCTGATAGTGAGCTATGGAGCAGTGCCAGTAATAGTGCCACGAGTGAGCGGAGTCCACACGCTACTAGAGAGCTTCGAGCCCATCCATGGAGTTCTTCTCTGCGAGGGAGAAGACATTGACCCGTCTCTCTACGACGCAGAACTATCAAACTTCACACCCGAAGAGCTACAAGAAATCAAGAACCTACACGCAAGCGACACAGCCATCGACCGCGAAAAGGATTCGATAGAGCTCAGCCTAGCAAAGCTCTGTCTCGAGAGGAACATTCCCTATTTGGGGATATGCAGAGGCTCACAAATCCTCAATGTGGCTTGTGGAGGCACCCTTTATCAGGACATAGGGAAAGAGCTCTCCAAAAATTGCCCAGAGAAACAAAAAGTTGTGCATATGAACTATGAGGACTATGATGGGCATAGGCatgttgttaaggttgtggAGAAGACACCATTGCATGAATGGTTTAGGGAGACTttgggagatgatgatgatgagaagatGGAGATTATGGTTAATAGCTATCACCACCAAGGAGTGAAAAGATTGGCTCAGAGATTTGTGCCTATGGCCTTTGCTCCTGATGGGTTGATAGAAGGGTTCTATGATCCAGATGCTTATAATCCGGAGGAGGGTAAGTTCATTATGGGACTGCAATTCCATCCTGAACGAATGCGTGCCCATGATTTGGGTAGCTTTGATTACCCAGGATGTTCAATGGCATACCAG GAATTTGTGAAGGCTGTAAGAGCATACGAGAAGAAGCTGAGTGGCAGCAGAAGAATGGAAAAGGATATAAAGCTCAACAACGAGCTAGAGAGCAAGAGAAAAAGCATTGTCAGGAGTTTCTCCATTGCAAAGGACATGTACAGCACAGGAAGAGGTAACAATAACGTTTCAATCCAAGAATCTGAGCTAAAAGCAGGCGCAGAATTTCTGGAAGAAAACACAGCGCTTAGCTTGCAGCAAGAGAAGAGGCTGAAGCAGATGGGAGCAACAGTGAGGAATGGGTCAGTGTACATTGAGAGGTTGAAGATGACAGAAGAGAGGGAGAAGATGGCAAAGGCTGTGATAGGGAAAATGACGATAGAACAGCTTTCAGAGATGGTGGGGTTTTATCGTAAGATGGGGCAGATGTGTTCAGAGGCTATGGAGAGGAAGCTCAGGGCTCATCATGAAAGCTGA
- the LOC116025704 gene encoding uncharacterized protein LOC116025704, with protein MLGAGLQFNRRCNGDDRFYSAAKARRSRSQNLNGHQNHQSQDHLRRAQSDVAVSHSPKSDVRVSTDEPPKEKLAVVDVPGYGALSMSNIQQFLHSVTPSVTAQYLSKTTMKSLKMCGPELQPYFLLGDLWEAFKEWSAYGAGVPLILNDCDSVIQYYVPYLSGIQLYVDPSKSSEKSRKPGEESDGDYFRDSSSDGSSDSEQERGCLNYSREKRSCHCQTSENSLGINRLSLRDENGTCQEGFSSDEGEPGRSQGHLVFEYLERVPPHGREPLADKISHLAVRFPELKTLRSCDLLSSSWISVAWYPIYRIPMGPSLKPLDACFLTYHHLRTPVAGTQGARTTSITCPCETDAIPNILLPVFGLASYKFKSSLWTPDRGCERKLVNSLLQTAGEWLTMRQVHHPDFSFFCRN; from the exons ATGTTGGGGGCCGGATTGCAGTTTAATCGGAGGTGCAACGGCGACGATCGGTTTTACAGTGCGGCGAAGGCTCGCCGGAGTCGAAGTCAAAATCTGAACGGTCACCAGAACCATCAGAGCCAAGATCATCTCCGAAGAGCTCAGAGCGACGTCGCTGTCTCCCATTCTCCGAAGTCTGATGTCCGAGTCTCCACCGATGAGCCACCGAAGGAGAAGTTGGCCGTCGTAGACGTGCCGGGATATGGTGCCTTGTCTATGTCAAATATCCAACAGTTTCTGCATTCCGTTACTCCTTCTGTCACCGCTCAGTATCTCTCTAAG ACTACAATGAAGAGTTTGAAAATGTGTGGTCCGGAGCTTCAGCCTTATTTCCTCTTAGGGGATTTATGGGAGGCCTTCAAGGAGTGGAGTGCATATGGTGCTGGAGTGCCATTGATATTGAATGACTGTGATAGTGTAATTCAGTACTACGTTCCCTATTTATCAGGAATCCAATTATATGTAGACCCTTCAAAGTCTTCTGAGAAATCAAG AAAACCAGGTGAGGAAAGTGATGGCGATTATTTTAGGGATTCAAGTAGTGATGGCAGTAGTGATTCTGAACAAGAGAGAGGTTGCTTGAATTATTCAAGGGAGAAAAGGAGTTGCCATTGTCAAACCAGTGAAAATTCTCTTGGGATTAACCGATTGTCATTAAGAGATGAGAATGGTACATGTCAAGAAGGCTTTTCCAGTGATGAAGGTGAACCTGGGCGTTCTCAAGGTCACTTGGTGTTTGAATATCTTGAGCGAGTTCCTCCTCATGGTCGGGAACCTTTGGCAGACAAG ATTTCACATCTTGCTGTTCGCTTTCCTGAGTTGAAGACACTTAGAAGTTGTGACCTACTTTCATCGAGTTGGATTTCAGTGGCCTG GTATCCAATTTACCGGATACCAATGGGACCTTCACTAAAACCCTTGGATGCTTGCTTCTTGACCTATCATCATCTTCGTACACCGGTGGCAG GGACTCAAGGTGCACGGACCACAAGTATTACATGTCCATGTGAGACGGATGCTATCCCAAATATATTGTTACCCGTTTTCGGCCTTGCTTCATACAAGTTTAAATCATCGCTGTGGACCCCTGACCGAGGATGTGAACGTAAATTAGTGAACTCCCTCTTGCAGACCGCTGGAGAATGGCTGACAATGCGTCAGGTCCATCACCCAGATTTCAGTTTCTTCTGCCgaaattga